DNA from Pseudocitrobacter corydidari:
ATTACGCCCGTCTCACCGTTATAAAGGGTGTGTGGATTGCCAGCGGCCATAATATTAGCGTCACTGTTAACCGTGCCCCAGTTATTAAATGAACCCGCCCACAATTGACCGTCATCAATTGTTGCTACACCGCCTTGCAGGTTGTTGAATACACCCTTTTTATCCACGGTGACATGATTGACCGTTCCGGCGTTATTGAACGTTGATGCAGCAGTAAAAAACACCTTATCTACCGTTCCACCTGCCTGGTTGTTCATGACGGCAGACACCGATGAGCCTTTCCAGTTGCTCACCGTTCCGGTGTTATAAACAGAGCTGGCCCACTGTTCGATACTACTAATAGTGCCAGCATTGTTGATGACCGAACTCGCAACTGTCGTAACTACCTGGCCTGTGACTGTGCCTTCATTATTAAAGACGCCGCCATCAACAGAAACGGATTGAGTTATTCCCTGGTTGATATATTCACCGTCGATGGCGATAACCACCTTGTTGATATTACCCGTGATTTCGTTGGTCAGGTTGCCATTATGAGCAACCGTAATGGCTCCGCCCGTCACCGTTCCTGCGTTGGTGATATAAATATCGCTCTCTGCCAGGGGGTTGGTTACCCCTCCGCTTGTGGGTAAATCCAGCGTTTCGCCTTCAGCGGTAATAACGTTGCCATTATCCCATCCCCGGCTGATGGCACTGTCGGTTGGGTTATAGCTCGCACTGTCCTGACAAATACCGAACGTGCAGATAGTGCCGTAGTTAACAATAACGCCGGAACCGTCATTGTAAAATGCCTGACCAATTTCGGCATTAATATTAATAACGCCAGTCTGATCATTAATTGCGGTTCCGCCATTGTAAACCGCCATGCCGACGAGTTTATTCGCGCCAATCGTGCTGTCATAGTTATCATTTTTTTCCAGGTTGATAGTCCCCTGGTTAATGACCGTATTGCCATGACCATTAGCGAACATTCCCGCGCCTGCATTATAAATAGTAATGACACCGCTTTCTTTATTAATCGCGGTCGCGTTAACTCCGGCCCCATTAAAATCATCTGTACCCACCCACATAGCAGCGGCATAATCTCCGGCTCTATTTCCATGTATATCGCTGCGTAATTGCGTTGTATCATTAGCATCAACCCATAACGCATCGATAGAGATATTGCCTGCATTCTCAGCCGTCGAGTTGTCTATTGCCGTCATGCCAATGTTCCCTCGACCATACATATCAATCACGCCACTCTCACCATTGAGTGCATAACTGTTATGGTAGGCTTCGAGAGCAATCATACTCTCCGTTTGATTATTCGGAATATCACTGCCAGTAGCACCCACGGAGTTTCGCATATTCACCACGCTATACTGCTCCATAACTTTTGCTGTGATGAATCCATTATTTGTAACCGTAGCGCCTCCTTGCGCCATTAGTGCTACCCCACCCGGTTCCGGGACTGGATTTGTCGGTGTCGAATAATCATACTGAAGTAATGCGATGCTGCCGCTGTTAACCGCCGAACTGTTTTCATCGTTGACATTAATAAATTTAATATTCGCTACATCGACATCCCCTTCATTGATGACCTGGGAACCGGAAGACGCATTTATTATCGCAGGAGTCGCATCAAAATAGTGTTCGAATATATTGACATCCTTCGTTGAAAAAGAGGCATCATCGCCTATCTTCAACATTGCACCATCATTCAACTGGATAATACTGGAGTAACCTACCGGGAAATCACCGCCTATTACCGAGTCACCATTCAGGTATACGGATGAGTTGCCATCAACCTTAATAAGAGGAGTGGAGCCGCTTCCCTTACGTGCGGAGGCAATATCCTCTCCGTTGGTTAAGGTATTTGCCTCTCCCCTGAATTGCACGCCACCATTAAGTGCTACCGTATTACCATCACCCGTGATCACCAGTCCGGAGATGTTTTCCTGGCTACCGTCAAAACGTGCATAGGTACGATTCGTGGTTTCGCTATCCACGACCATCGTTAACTGACCATCCAGTGTAATATCATTATTATCACCGCTGACATTAACGCCAACGGATGGGTCGTAAAAATATTCTGCCGCATTATCAGCCAACTGGTTTTTATCGACCAGTATATTGCCTGCGATATCGATGGTATTCCCGTTCCCGGCGACATTGACCCCTGTCGCATCCTGTCCGGTGACGTTCAGCTCATAGGTGGCCAGCGTCATAGTGTTATTATTGCCAACCACATCCAGACCTGTGGAGAAATCACCCACATACATACCACCCGCAAGTGAGATATCGCCAGCGTCGCCAATAACCTGAACTCCCGTCCCTGCATTGCTGGCAGAAATATCACCCACGTTCATAAACGTGGCGTTATCCCCCGCAATCTTCACACCTGTGGCATTCTCTTCCGCATTGCCATTGCTGGCGGAAATATCACCCATATTGATAAATGTGGTGTCATTACCCTGCAACTCAATGCCAATGGATTTCTCATCCACGACGGTTATATTGCCTTTATTGCTGATAATGGTGCCATCTCCATCAACAATAATTCCACGTGCGCCACCGCTTACATAAAGATCGCCTGATTGTTTAACCAGTGCATCGTTACCGGTAATTTTCGATCCCGTCGAATGTTCTCCGTCGACGGTCATGACACCTTTATTACTTACTACCGCGTTGTCGCCATTAATCTCGCTGCCGGTCCCACCATTGGTAAACGTCGAGTCACCCGCGGTATTCAATGTCGCGCGATCGCCATTGATAATAACCGCCGTCCCGCCATCAACTTCCGTTTCACCATTATTATTGATGGTGATATCGTCGCCGGTCAGGATACCGACCACTGAACCTTCGCCAATTGCGGTGGTTTTACCGTCGTTATTAAGGGTTATATCGTGACCGTCAACAACCATCACCGTGCCACCATTCAGCGCGGTATTTCCACCCTTATCGGTGATGGTGGCATCGTTAACCTGAAAATGGTCCCCTGTAGTTCCGTCAGCAACTGTACCCGCCTCTTTGACAATATGGATTTTGCCATCGTCATCATAACGCCAGGTGATCCCGCCCGCCGTATTGACGCCGTCAAAGCTGACAGTGTTGGCCGCCTCGTCAACGGACCAGTTTTTTACGATCGTCGTTTTGCCATTTGGCCCGGTAAGCGTGTAACTGCCATCTTCATTTTTAGCGTACGTGAAGGTGGTATTACGAATTTCTACGGTCTTCGCATCCTGATCCCAGGTGACATTATTTTTATAAACGACAGGATCGTGTTTGACTGGGGTGTCATCACCATCGTCGTCCGGGGTATCGTCACCGCCGTCGTCCGGCGTGTCATCGCCGCCATCATCCGGCGTATCATCACCGCCATCATCCGGCGTGTCATCGCCGCCATCATCCGGCGTATCATCACCGCCATCATCCGGCGTATCATCACCACTGTCGTCCGGCGTATCATCGCCGCTGTCGTCCGGCGTATCGTCACCGCCGTCGTCTGGTGTATCGTCGCCTCCATCGTCTGGTGTGTCGTCACCGCCGTCATCCGGCGTGTCATCGCCGCCGTCGTCTGGTGTATCGTCGCCTCCATCGTCTGGCGTATCGTCACCGCCATCGTCTGGCGTATCGTCACCGCCGTCATCCGGCGTGTCATCGCCGCCATCGTCTGGCGTATCGTCACCGCCGTCATCCGGCGTGTCATCGCCGCCATCGTCTGGCGTATCGTCACCGCCGCCATCCGGCGTGTCATCGCCGCCATCGTCTGGAATATCATCACCACCATCATCCGGCGTATTGTCGCCGCCGTCGTCTGGTGTGTCGTCGCCACCATCATCCGGCGTATCGTCGCCACCGTCGTCTGGTGTGTCATCACCGCCATCATCCGGCGTATCATCGCCACCGTCGTCTGGTGTGTCGTCACCACCGTCGTTCGGCGTGTCGTCGCCGCCGTCGTCTGGTGTGTCATCACCGCCATCATCCGGCGTATTGTCGCCGCCATCATCTGGCGTGTCATCGCCGCCGTCATCCGGCGTGTTGTCGCCGCCATCATCTGGCGTGTCATCGCCGCCGTCATCCGGTGTGTTGTCGCCACCGTCATCCGGTGTATTGTCGCCACCGTCGTCTGGCGTGTCATCGCCGCCGTCGTCTGGTGTGTTGTCGCCGCCGTCATCCGGCGTATTGTCGCCGCCGTCGTCTGGCGTGTCGTCACCGCCATCATCCGGCGTATCGTCGCCACCATCGTCTGGTGTATCATCGCCACCGTCGTTTGGCCCCACGGGAGTGAGCGAGCCGTCATCGCTGGGTGGCACGGGTGGATTGTCGTTATCGTCTGGCGGTGTAGGTTGAGGTGAAGAAGAAGAGTGAGAGTGGTCGCCGTCGTGGTCCGTTAACTCAATTGCAGCGAGAGTGGTAAGCAGCGCGGTCGCACCGACAGCAAGCCAGGGATAAAGTTTATGATTTGAGGGTGTTGCAGCAACACATTCTGGTGGGAGTTTTTTTAATTCTTGCTGGCTCAGTTTACCAGGATCTGTCGGGCAGGTTACGCGTGAACTTTTACGTTCTCCTGAAACACCATCCGTTTCTATCGTATCCGCAGCCCAACCCTGCCCGCTTAACGCTAAAGCAATGCAAGCCGACAGTAATGTTTTCTTTTGCATGAGAAATCCCTCTCAACGTAATAACTTAAATAATTTAGAAGACCAATAAAAACAGTGAATTAAAAAATGATCACAATAAGGTCATGATTAAATATCTCTTTTTAGGGATTCTATTTGTCAATACAAAACAATTCAACTTAAAGGGACTTTAAGTAAAACTTAACAAATAAACTCGATGAATTATTGCCAATATTATTTGTGACGTAATTCATTAATGCATGTTGTATTCCACCAAAAACATACAAAAAAATCATTCACCTTAAAACAAAAATAAGTTCCTCCGCCTTGCATATATTCTTGCAACAAATAAATATCTTCTAACTACAACTACAGTTAACGCGTCCCAATAAAAAAGGCAGAAATTTTATTTCTGCCTTTTTTACTCAACTCGCCGATTTAGGCCGCAAACTCTCATCAAATATCAGCCGTTTTCGCCCTTCTTCGACTGCGCGTAACGGTTCGACCTGATGCATCGTCTTTTTACAACGTTCCACCAGCACCTGATATTCCCGTGTACCCTGCTTTTTCCACGCCATTTCCTGCTCGCTGAGCTCGCGAATGGCTTTCGCGGGGCTACCGATAATCAGGTGATTCGCAGGCATCTCTGCTTTGGCTTTCACAAATGCTGCCGCGCCGACAATACTGTTTTCACCGATCACCGCGCCGTCCATCACTACAGCATTCATCCCGACAAGTGCGTTACGGCGTACGACGCAACCGTGCAGAATGGCGCTATGACCAATATGCCCGTCCTCTTCCACAACCGTGTCTTGCTCCGGAAAACCGTGCATTACACAGTTATCCTGAATGTTCGCGCCATCTTTAATGACAATGCGACCAAAGTCGCCGCGCAGACTGGCGTTTGGCCCAACGTATACACCTTTACCCAGGATGACGTCGCCAATTAATACGGCGGTAGGATGCACATAGCTCTCGTCCGGCACCACCGGGGTTAAGCCGTCAATCTGATACACTGGCATAAGACCTCCCTTCACTCACCGGCAACCCGCCAAATCGTTGATAGAACAGCGTACCCGGCGCAGGTAGTTCGCCCACCGGGGTTTCGCCTTTTTCGCTGACGAAGGCCAGCGCGGCGGGAGCCACACGTTGATAAATGTTGATACAGAGCTGACGCGCAGAGCCGCCGAGCCAGTGCGCCGGGAGCAGTTCTTCCGGCAGCAGCGGATCTTTCAGCACCACGCGGCGATAAAAGTGAATCAGTAGAAGTTGGATCTGGAAGCAACGTTCCGGAGTCAGTTCATCCGCATCTACGTCGCGCAATAACGGCAGCAGCGGGCGGAACAACTGGATAAAGGTGTCGTACATGGCATTCTGCTCGGTCAGTTGCCAGCACTCTTCCACGCGTGCGCTCAATGCCGCGCGCGACAACGCCAGTGGGGAATGCGCTTCAAAGCAGATGACGTTTTCCGCCACACCCGCTTCATGCAGCAGTGACTGCACATCGGCCAGCTTTTGTGACGGCGAGGCCATCAGGCTGGGCGCTAGCGTGCCAAACCCTTGCCAGATAAGCTGTTTTTTGACGTCTGAAAGTGTTGCACGATCAAGCCCTTCGGAAAGCAACAGCAGCCAGGTGCCGTCCCAGGCCGGCGTTTCCGCACGATAGATTTTATTTTCCGCCCGGCGGGTTAAGCGCTGGCCTTTATCACTCAGGCGATAAAAGCTGCGGCGGCCAATGCGTTCCACATCCAGCCAGCCCTCTTTATTGAGGCGAAACAGCGCGGTACGGACAAAACGCTCCCCAAATCCCAGACCTTCAAGCATCGCCGCCAGGCTACCCAGCCAGACAGAACCGCCGCGATGCAACAGGGAATCACCATACAGCGAAGCAATCAGCGAGGTGCCGCTAATGGGCACCGATGACACGGCCTGCTGAATGAAGGTATCGATTTTACTCATCTGATTCATCCTGTTGTTATTGTTTTGATTTATGAATCATAGCATAGGTATGAATCGTAGTTTTGCCGGGGGCGGCTGCGCCTTGCCCGGCCTACCATCCCCTGTAGGCCGGATAAGGCACAGCGCGCCGCCATCCGGCAATGTTACA
Protein-coding regions in this window:
- the paaY gene encoding phenylacetic acid degradation protein PaaY, producing the protein MPVYQIDGLTPVVPDESYVHPTAVLIGDVILGKGVYVGPNASLRGDFGRIVIKDGANIQDNCVMHGFPEQDTVVEEDGHIGHSAILHGCVVRRNALVGMNAVVMDGAVIGENSIVGAAAFVKAKAEMPANHLIIGSPAKAIRELSEQEMAWKKQGTREYQVLVERCKKTMHQVEPLRAVEEGRKRLIFDESLRPKSAS
- the paaX gene encoding phenylacetic acid degradation operon negative regulatory protein PaaX; the encoded protein is MNQMSKIDTFIQQAVSSVPISGTSLIASLYGDSLLHRGGSVWLGSLAAMLEGLGFGERFVRTALFRLNKEGWLDVERIGRRSFYRLSDKGQRLTRRAENKIYRAETPAWDGTWLLLLSEGLDRATLSDVKKQLIWQGFGTLAPSLMASPSQKLADVQSLLHEAGVAENVICFEAHSPLALSRAALSARVEECWQLTEQNAMYDTFIQLFRPLLPLLRDVDADELTPERCFQIQLLLIHFYRRVVLKDPLLPEELLPAHWLGGSARQLCINIYQRVAPAALAFVSEKGETPVGELPAPGTLFYQRFGGLPVSEGRSYASVSD
- a CDS encoding autotransporter outer membrane beta-barrel domain-containing protein gives rise to the protein MQKKTLLSACIALALSGQGWAADTIETDGVSGERKSSRVTCPTDPGKLSQQELKKLPPECVAATPSNHKLYPWLAVGATALLTTLAAIELTDHDGDHSHSSSSPQPTPPDDNDNPPVPPSDDGSLTPVGPNDGGDDTPDDGGDDTPDDGGDDTPDDGGDNTPDDGGDNTPDDGGDDTPDDGGDNTPDDGGDNTPDDGGDDTPDDGGDNTPDDGGDDTPDDGGDNTPDDGGDDTPDDGGDDTPNDGGDDTPDDGGDDTPDDGGDDTPDDGGDDTPDDGGDDTPDDGGDNTPDDGGDDIPDDGGDDTPDGGGDDTPDDGGDDTPDDGGDDTPDDGGDDTPDDGGDDTPDDGGDDTPDDGGDDTPDDGGDDTPDDGGDDTPDDGGDDTPDDGGDDTPDDSGDDTPDDSGDDTPDDGGDDTPDDGGDDTPDDGGDDTPDDGGDDTPDDGGDDTPDDDGDDTPVKHDPVVYKNNVTWDQDAKTVEIRNTTFTYAKNEDGSYTLTGPNGKTTIVKNWSVDEAANTVSFDGVNTAGGITWRYDDDGKIHIVKEAGTVADGTTGDHFQVNDATITDKGGNTALNGGTVMVVDGHDITLNNDGKTTAIGEGSVVGILTGDDITINNNGETEVDGGTAVIINGDRATLNTAGDSTFTNGGTGSEINGDNAVVSNKGVMTVDGEHSTGSKITGNDALVKQSGDLYVSGGARGIIVDGDGTIISNKGNITVVDEKSIGIELQGNDTTFINMGDISASNGNAEENATGVKIAGDNATFMNVGDISASNAGTGVQVIGDAGDISLAGGMYVGDFSTGLDVVGNNNTMTLATYELNVTGQDATGVNVAGNGNTIDIAGNILVDKNQLADNAAEYFYDPSVGVNVSGDNNDITLDGQLTMVVDSETTNRTYARFDGSQENISGLVITGDGNTVALNGGVQFRGEANTLTNGEDIASARKGSGSTPLIKVDGNSSVYLNGDSVIGGDFPVGYSSIIQLNDGAMLKIGDDASFSTKDVNIFEHYFDATPAIINASSGSQVINEGDVDVANIKFINVNDENSSAVNSGSIALLQYDYSTPTNPVPEPGGVALMAQGGATVTNNGFITAKVMEQYSVVNMRNSVGATGSDIPNNQTESMIALEAYHNSYALNGESGVIDMYGRGNIGMTAIDNSTAENAGNISIDALWVDANDTTQLRSDIHGNRAGDYAAAMWVGTDDFNGAGVNATAINKESGVITIYNAGAGMFANGHGNTVINQGTINLEKNDNYDSTIGANKLVGMAVYNGGTAINDQTGVININAEIGQAFYNDGSGVIVNYGTICTFGICQDSASYNPTDSAISRGWDNGNVITAEGETLDLPTSGGVTNPLAESDIYITNAGTVTGGAITVAHNGNLTNEITGNINKVVIAIDGEYINQGITQSVSVDGGVFNNEGTVTGQVVTTVASSVINNAGTISSIEQWASSVYNTGTVSNWKGSSVSAVMNNQAGGTVDKVFFTAASTFNNAGTVNHVTVDKKGVFNNLQGGVATIDDGQLWAGSFNNWGTVNSDANIMAAGNPHTLYNGETGVINGQIKTALNVNANTLVVNDGTINIDNTGNVAMSAHGSAKMVNNNIINVGTEGTSETGMVGMQLESNAKADAVIENNGTINIYASDSFAFSQLGSAGHIVNNGIVYIDDSVTGSGIFKQSGISAEGNGEGGDGTEAHYVDFTAPDEPTITPYSGGSSSSSVSSDDGMNNLNGYVVGTSADGSAGKLMVNNASMNGVGINTGFTAGTADTTVSFDNVVEGSNLTDADAITSTSVVWTAKGSTDGSGNVDVTMSKNAYTDVATDASVNDIAKALDASYTNNELFTSLNVGTTAELNSALKQVSGSQATTVFREARVLSNRFSMLADAAPKVGNGLSFNVVAKGDPRAELGNNTEYDMLALRKTVHMSESQSMSLEYGIARLDGDGAQKAGDNGVTGGYSQFFGLKHQMSFDNGMRWNNALRYDVHNLDSSRSVAYGDVSKTADTNVKQQYLEFRSEGAKTFEPREGLKITPYAGVKLRHTLEGGYQERNAGDFNLSMNSGSETAVDSIVGLKLDYAGKDGWSANATLEGGPNLSYTKSQRTASLAGAGSQHFNVDDGQKGGGINSLASVGVKYSSKESSLNLDAYHWKEDGISDKGVMLNFKKTF